A genomic region of Saccopteryx bilineata isolate mSacBil1 chromosome 1, mSacBil1_pri_phased_curated, whole genome shotgun sequence contains the following coding sequences:
- the SPDEF gene encoding SAM pointed domain-containing Ets transcription factor, with protein sequence MGSASPSSLNSLPPNTVLRTSPEKVTAAVAGPERRDWSPSPPATPEQGLSAFYLSYLDMLYPEDSSWAAKGPGASTRDGPLEPEQCPVIDSQAPGGSLDLAPAGLTLEEHSLEQVQSMVVGEVLKDIETACKLLNITADPVDWSPGNVQKWLLWTEHQYRLPPVGKAFQELGGKELCAMSEDQFRQRSPLGGDVLHAHLDIWKSAAWMKERTSPGAIHFCASTGEESWADGEVDSSCSGQPIHLWQFLKELLLKPHSYGRFIRWLNKDKGIFKIEDSAQVARLWGIRKNRPAMNYDKLSRSIRQYYKKGIIRKPDISQRLVYQFVHPI encoded by the exons aTGGGCAGTGCCAGTCCCAGCAGCCTGAACAGCCTGCCCCCCAACACTGTGCTGCGGACAAGCCCAGAGAAGGTGACCGCCGCGGTGGCTGGGCCTGAGAGACGAGACTGGAGCCCCAGCCCACCCGCCACTCCCGAGCAGGGCCTGTCTGCCTTCTACCTCTCCTACTTGGACATGCTGTACCCCGAGGACAGCAGCTGGGCCGCCAAGGGCCCCGGGGCCAGCACTCGGGACGGGCCGCTGGAGCCCGAGCAGTGCCCGGTCATCGACAGCCAGGCCCCCGGGGGCAGTCTGGACTTGGCGCCGGCCGGGCTGACCCTGGAGGAGCACTCGCTGGAGCAGGTGCAGTCCATGGTGGTGGGCGAGGTGCTCAAGGACATCGAAACGGCCTGCAAGTTGCTTAACATCACGGCAG ACCCTGTGGACTGGAGTCCTGGCAACGTGCAGAAGTGGCTCCTGTGGACGGAGCACCAGTACCGGCTGCCTCCCGTGGGCAAGGCCTTCCAGGAGCTGGGCGGCAAGGAACTCTGTGCCATGTCGGAGGACCAGTTCCGCCAGCGCTCGCCCCTGGGCGGGGACGTGCTGCACGCCCACCTGGACATCTGGAAATCAG CGGCCTGGATGAAAGAGAGGACTTCCCCGGGGGCCATCCACTTCTGCG CCTCTACCGGCGAGGAGAGCTGGGCCGACGGCGAGGTGGACTCATCCTGCTCGGGTCAGCCCATCCACCTGTGGCAGTTCCTCAAGGAGCTGCTGCTCAAGCCTCACAGCTATGGTCGCTTCATCCGGTGGCTCAACAAGGACAAGG GCATCTTCAAAATCGAGGACTCCGCCCAGGTGGCCCGGCTCTGGGGTATCCGTAAGAACCGCCCCGCCATGAACTACGACAAGCTGAGCCGCTCCATCCGCCAGTATTACAAGAAGGGCATCATCCGGAAGCCGGACATCTCCCAGCGCCTCGTCTACCAGTTTGTGCACCCCATCTGA